One window of Akkermansia biwaensis genomic DNA carries:
- a CDS encoding cupin domain-containing protein, which yields MTEMQHIPEQSPFNYADLIDYREGQITSLALLRSKGVNITILAFDDEQLLPTHQTPGPALVQVVDGTAYFTIGNAEADLSQGEALMIPAGVPHSVIARERFKMLVTSILPLD from the coding sequence ATGACGGAAATGCAGCATATCCCTGAACAGTCGCCTTTTAATTATGCGGATCTGATCGATTACCGCGAGGGGCAGATCACCAGCCTGGCCCTGTTGCGCTCCAAGGGAGTCAACATAACCATTCTCGCCTTTGACGATGAACAGCTCCTGCCGACCCATCAGACTCCGGGGCCTGCTCTCGTCCAGGTCGTGGACGGTACCGCCTACTTCACCATCGGCAATGCGGAAGCAGATTTGTCCCAGGGAGAAGCGCTGATGATCCCGGCCGGAGTTCCCCACTCCGTCATAGCCAGGGAGCGCTTCAAAATGCTGGTTACCTCCATTCTGCCGCTGGACTGA
- the pbpC gene encoding penicillin-binding protein 1C, which translates to MKTLVARRLFKRKKLLCTVAGLAVAWLFVWYVLPWFFPGPEGLEHPEKPGAVVLDRDGGRIATLPGRDYYHCEPVPLRAVPEMLVKATLAAEDKRFYSHGGADFLALGRAVVTNAAGGEIVSGASTITQQLAKNANPPGKRNLASKMREFFQARRLEMTMSKEEILEAYFNRLDYGNLRRGPAAAARFYFGRDMDHLSLAECALLAGLPQGPSRLNPLNYPDRALERRNRVLRRMKEEGMFPVEMLDRALQEPLFSSGTEKRRQALAPHVTASFLRAFRTGEVHTTLDSALQRGVQEIVGRELANLEDHHVTQAAVVVVENATGDILCLVGSANRKHPQGGLLDGTSMPRSPGSALKPFVYAQAFTLGAYPGTVLPDVPTTYRSAHGLEAPQNYNKTYMGPISIRKALACSQNIPAMRALGSFGGPSRLLKLLKDLGMQGIDGNALHYGLGLAIGNAEVTLRDLTAAYACLAREGKAVTLNLEKAPAGESSPERSVLPAASCFLVADILADREARRATFGDHELMNLPFRYACKTGTSSDFRDNWCVGFTREITVGVWVGNFDASPMRQVGGMTGAGPIFAGVMKLAHRNRKATFPQPGADLVRILIDSRTGKRTGAMQIPAAYVREEWASPANMPGEASPGDYDARGRAYLDSRYTEWFTSPSCTAADAWCLLPEYWSGEPPRVLVPLYGSRLILDPEMPGGGRMLKLRSNLPTGALWSCPTLEIVQYGDEAHAVLAPGTHVITVRHPELNLEQSSTFSVREL; encoded by the coding sequence ATGAAGACTCTGGTTGCAAGAAGGCTTTTTAAAAGGAAAAAACTGCTCTGCACAGTGGCTGGGCTTGCCGTTGCATGGCTGTTTGTCTGGTACGTGCTTCCGTGGTTCTTTCCCGGACCCGAAGGTCTGGAGCATCCGGAAAAGCCGGGAGCCGTCGTGCTGGACAGGGACGGAGGCAGAATCGCCACCCTGCCGGGACGGGATTATTACCATTGTGAACCTGTTCCGCTGCGTGCCGTGCCGGAAATGCTGGTCAAAGCCACGTTGGCCGCGGAAGACAAGCGGTTTTACAGCCACGGAGGGGCGGATTTTCTGGCATTGGGCCGCGCTGTCGTGACGAATGCCGCAGGCGGGGAAATTGTGTCCGGCGCATCCACCATCACCCAGCAGCTTGCCAAAAATGCCAATCCTCCAGGCAAAAGAAATCTGGCCTCAAAAATGAGGGAATTTTTTCAAGCCCGGCGTCTGGAAATGACCATGAGCAAAGAGGAGATTCTGGAGGCTTACTTCAATCGTCTGGATTACGGCAATTTGCGCCGCGGGCCTGCGGCTGCGGCCCGTTTTTACTTTGGAAGGGATATGGACCATCTTTCCCTGGCGGAATGTGCCCTGCTGGCGGGTCTGCCCCAGGGGCCGTCGCGTCTGAATCCCCTCAACTACCCGGACCGGGCCCTGGAACGCCGGAACCGCGTTCTCCGCAGAATGAAGGAGGAAGGCATGTTTCCTGTGGAGATGCTGGACCGCGCCTTGCAGGAACCCCTGTTCAGTTCCGGAACGGAAAAGCGCCGGCAGGCCCTGGCTCCCCACGTGACGGCCTCCTTTCTCCGAGCCTTCCGGACCGGGGAAGTTCATACCACGCTGGATTCCGCCTTGCAGCGCGGAGTTCAGGAAATCGTAGGGAGGGAGCTGGCCAACCTTGAGGATCACCATGTGACCCAGGCTGCCGTGGTGGTGGTGGAAAACGCTACGGGAGACATTCTCTGCCTGGTTGGTTCCGCGAACAGAAAGCATCCGCAGGGGGGGCTTCTGGATGGAACATCCATGCCGCGCTCCCCCGGGTCCGCCCTGAAACCGTTCGTGTATGCTCAGGCATTCACCCTGGGTGCGTATCCGGGAACCGTTCTGCCGGATGTTCCGACCACGTACAGGAGTGCGCACGGCCTGGAAGCGCCGCAGAATTACAACAAGACGTACATGGGGCCCATTTCCATCAGAAAGGCGCTGGCATGCTCCCAGAACATTCCCGCCATGCGGGCGCTGGGCTCGTTCGGCGGCCCGTCCCGCCTGTTGAAATTGTTGAAGGACCTGGGTATGCAGGGCATTGACGGGAATGCCCTGCATTACGGCCTGGGGCTGGCTATCGGAAATGCGGAAGTGACGCTGAGGGACCTGACGGCCGCATACGCCTGTCTGGCCCGCGAGGGAAAGGCCGTCACTTTGAATCTGGAGAAGGCTCCAGCGGGAGAATCTTCTCCGGAGCGGTCCGTGTTGCCCGCGGCTTCGTGCTTTCTGGTAGCGGACATTCTGGCGGACCGGGAAGCGCGCCGGGCTACGTTCGGAGATCATGAGTTGATGAATCTTCCCTTCCGTTACGCGTGCAAGACGGGCACTTCCTCCGATTTCCGCGACAACTGGTGCGTGGGCTTTACCCGTGAAATTACGGTTGGCGTCTGGGTGGGCAATTTTGACGCTTCCCCCATGAGGCAGGTAGGGGGAATGACGGGCGCGGGGCCTATTTTTGCCGGAGTGATGAAACTGGCGCACCGGAACAGGAAAGCGACCTTTCCACAGCCCGGTGCGGACTTGGTGCGCATCCTCATTGATTCCCGCACCGGAAAGCGCACCGGGGCCATGCAAATACCCGCCGCCTATGTGCGGGAAGAATGGGCATCCCCGGCGAACATGCCGGGAGAAGCTTCCCCCGGAGATTACGATGCGCGGGGAAGGGCATATCTGGACAGCCGTTATACGGAATGGTTCACCAGTCCGTCCTGCACGGCGGCGGACGCCTGGTGCCTGCTTCCCGAGTACTGGTCCGGAGAACCGCCCCGCGTCCTCGTTCCCCTGTACGGCTCCCGCCTGATTCTGGACCCGGAAATGCCCGGGGGCGGGCGCATGCTCAAATTGCGGTCCAACCTGCCCACGGGAGCTCTCTGGTCATGTCCCACTCTGGAAATCGTGCAATACGGAGATGAAGCCCATGCGGTGCTGGCGCCCGGTACGCACGTCATTACCGTGCGGCATCCGGAATTGAATCTGGAACAAAGTTCAACCTTTTCCGTCAGGGAATTGTGA
- a CDS encoding ribonuclease R family protein gives MKDGHYEPQSKSELARALNVDSRQRLDLRNLVDQLEEEGMLVRLQKGKYALKRERRDLVQGKVRILRSGKILFLPQKGDSAAASMGWDLDSIPELELKPERLNTALDGDQVAVRVERKAAKGRRNDRRSRSSASDANWKARVEEVTKRARSRWLGVFRTGKNKFGRVLGDGSGSPAYIEVTEAPAMEVLPGQLVSVEPVTYGGDKKSPRGKIVEVLGYADEPHVDMEAVIRKYDLPVEFPAETLQEADALPAEPSARELARREDWTDRTVITIDPASAKDFDDAISIRTTPEGWVLAVHIADVSHFVQPGGALDREARKRGNSTYLPDRVLPMLPPRLSDDLCSLRPGVVRLTKACEMKFNKKGKMLHARFADAYIRSSARLTYQEAFAMMNGRDKAEIPALVREAWKLASILRRNRYAKGALDLDFPEVRAVMDKDGRVTGIVTEEYDESHQLIEECMLAANEAVALTLKNRNRPTIYRVHEEPDSAKLFEFGQLCKLYGHPVHDIGQRQYLNELMQSIKGSPDEQLLKLALLKSLMRARYDTEPLGHYGLATPNYCHFTSPIRRYADLVVHRSLDPLLANPPKGAKGPGSVAALEEAAEHISETERVSASAEKDANRMKLFEWLEGQCFADHPEVHDALITDARHFGILLEIPRLQIKGLIKPDKLPGGRWVYEAFANRWKNDQGFVLCAGLRVPVIPVKVDREQQWADFAIVPRENQESPGKKIVKRKNGRHRPRK, from the coding sequence ATGAAAGACGGGCATTATGAACCGCAGAGCAAGTCAGAGCTGGCCCGCGCCCTGAATGTGGATTCCCGCCAGCGCCTGGACCTTCGGAATCTGGTGGACCAGTTGGAGGAAGAGGGCATGCTTGTACGCCTGCAAAAGGGCAAATATGCCCTGAAAAGGGAGCGGCGCGATTTGGTACAGGGCAAAGTCCGTATCCTGCGTTCCGGTAAAATTCTTTTCCTCCCCCAGAAGGGAGATTCCGCAGCGGCGTCCATGGGCTGGGATCTGGATTCCATTCCGGAGCTGGAACTCAAACCCGAACGGCTGAATACCGCCCTGGACGGAGACCAGGTGGCCGTGCGCGTGGAACGCAAGGCAGCCAAAGGCAGGCGCAACGACCGCAGAAGCCGTTCTTCCGCGTCAGACGCAAATTGGAAAGCGCGCGTGGAGGAAGTGACGAAACGCGCCAGATCCCGCTGGCTGGGCGTTTTCCGCACCGGAAAGAACAAATTCGGGCGCGTCCTGGGAGACGGTTCGGGGTCTCCGGCATACATTGAGGTGACGGAAGCCCCCGCCATGGAAGTACTGCCGGGGCAGCTTGTCTCCGTGGAGCCGGTCACCTACGGCGGCGACAAGAAATCACCGCGCGGGAAAATCGTGGAAGTGCTCGGTTATGCGGACGAACCCCATGTGGATATGGAAGCCGTCATCAGAAAATACGACCTGCCCGTGGAATTCCCCGCCGAAACGCTTCAGGAAGCGGACGCGCTGCCCGCAGAGCCCTCCGCCAGGGAACTGGCCAGGCGGGAAGACTGGACGGACCGCACCGTCATCACCATTGACCCGGCAAGCGCCAAGGATTTTGACGACGCCATTTCCATCAGAACCACGCCGGAAGGGTGGGTGCTGGCCGTCCACATTGCGGACGTCTCCCACTTTGTTCAGCCAGGCGGCGCTCTGGACCGGGAAGCGCGCAAACGGGGCAATTCCACCTACCTTCCGGACCGCGTGCTGCCCATGCTTCCCCCGCGCCTTTCCGACGATTTGTGCAGCCTGAGGCCGGGCGTCGTGAGGCTGACAAAGGCATGTGAGATGAAATTCAACAAAAAGGGGAAAATGCTCCACGCCCGCTTTGCGGACGCCTATATCCGCAGCAGCGCCCGGCTTACCTATCAGGAGGCGTTTGCCATGATGAACGGCCGCGACAAGGCGGAAATTCCCGCCCTGGTCAGGGAGGCATGGAAGCTGGCCTCCATCCTGCGCCGCAACCGTTATGCGAAAGGGGCGCTGGACCTGGACTTCCCGGAAGTGCGCGCCGTCATGGACAAGGACGGCCGCGTAACGGGCATTGTCACGGAGGAATACGACGAAAGCCACCAATTGATTGAGGAATGCATGCTGGCAGCCAATGAGGCCGTGGCCCTGACCCTGAAAAACCGCAACCGCCCCACAATTTACCGTGTTCATGAGGAACCGGACTCCGCCAAATTGTTCGAATTCGGCCAGCTCTGCAAGCTGTACGGTCATCCGGTTCATGACATCGGCCAGCGCCAGTACCTGAATGAACTGATGCAGTCCATCAAGGGTTCTCCGGATGAACAGCTTCTCAAGCTGGCCCTGCTGAAAAGCCTGATGCGCGCTAGATACGATACGGAGCCCCTGGGGCACTATGGGCTGGCTACCCCCAATTATTGCCATTTCACCAGCCCTATCCGCCGTTACGCGGACCTGGTGGTGCACCGTTCGCTGGATCCCCTGCTGGCCAACCCGCCGAAAGGGGCAAAAGGCCCCGGCAGTGTGGCGGCTCTGGAGGAAGCGGCGGAACATATTTCCGAAACGGAACGCGTTTCCGCCAGTGCGGAAAAGGATGCCAACCGCATGAAACTTTTTGAATGGCTGGAAGGCCAGTGCTTCGCAGACCATCCGGAAGTGCACGATGCCCTGATTACGGACGCGCGCCACTTCGGCATTCTGCTGGAAATTCCGCGCCTCCAGATCAAGGGGCTGATCAAGCCGGACAAGCTTCCGGGCGGACGATGGGTGTATGAAGCCTTCGCCAACCGCTGGAAGAACGATCAGGGGTTCGTTCTGTGTGCAGGCCTGCGCGTGCCCGTAATTCCCGTGAAGGTGGACCGGGAACAGCAGTGGGCTGACTTTGCAATCGTTCCCAGGGAGAACCAGGAAAGTCCGGGCAAGAAAATTGTGAAGAGAAAAAACGGGCGGCACCGCCCCCGGAAATAA